One window of Nymphaea colorata isolate Beijing-Zhang1983 chromosome 1, ASM883128v2, whole genome shotgun sequence genomic DNA carries:
- the LOC116245632 gene encoding uncharacterized protein LOC116245632 — protein MASGKGLVERLRRVLRTAFFMVTMVASLLLFSATVVVAVADVVVPSSLLPVFSGRNLRPQFARYGFRHSLIDVPLISVVRSLIITSVYSLCDSPCLSHGPYLGTVTFCSLSSILILSVKACLFRGIPEEDPGSISMASSVQRKLHLKQSWGMPILFMSSLVFALGHVVVAYRASCRARKKLLFHRGDQESVFGFPGYLKVPRSPTPTSGKGCRSDCEGRRRPATATAAVAAREEGYLPIRLLSDVDSLFMTYQGILLHYKLNHPDSPVSQSLACSAFLEDNPLVSSPRGMPSRLKLDRPLLSVPSKSLHLHRSFSNPFDDDSLYAPLLTGSTGGSILPDEIPALKLDDHDKEQTFSSHNNKENLAGLENGPCGIVLIHGFGGGVFSWRHVMGPLARQTRCTVSAFDRPGWGLTSRPRRSEWEAKQLPNPYHLDSQVDLLLDFCLAMGFSSVVLVGHDDGGLIALKAAQKVQSTSKFMQVDIRGVVLLNVNLSREVIPGFARILLHTSLGKKHMVRPLLRTEITQVVNRRAWYDSKKLTPEVMSLYKAPLCVEGWDEALQEIGKLSFASVLSPQNASLLLEAVGDLPVLVVAGAEDALVSLKTSQALSLKLLNSRLVAISGCGHLPHEECPKALLAALSPFISRLLADHCEGVQ, from the exons ATGGCTTCAGGGAAGGGACTGGTGGAGAGGCTGCGTCGGGTTCTCCGGACGGCTTTCTTCATGGTGACCATGGTGGCGTCGCTCCTACTCTTCTCCGCCACGGTCGTTGTCGCGGTCGCCGACGTCGTCGTCCCCTCCTCGCTGCTCCCGGTGTTCTCCGGCAGAAATCTGAGGCCTCAGTTCGCTCGTTACGGGTTTCGACACTCCCTCATCGACGTCCCTCTTATTTCCGTCGTCAGATCCCTCATCATCACGT CTGTCTATTCGTTATGTGATTCTCCGTGCCTCTCCCATGGTCCTTACCTCGGCACGGTAACGTTTTGCTCCTTGTCCTCCATCCTTATCCTTTCGGTGAAGGCATGCCTCTTCCGGGGGATTCCAGAAGAAGACCCTGGCAGTATCTCGATGGCGTCCTCGGTGCAGAGGAAGCTTCACTTGAAACAGTCGTGGGGGATGCCCATCCTTTTCATGTCTTCGCTGGTTTTCGCTCTCGGACACGTCGTCGTTGCGTATCGAGCCAGTTGCAGGGCACGTAAGAAGCTGCTTTTCCATCGGGGCGATCAGGAATCG GTTTTTGGGTTTCCTGGGTATCTTAAGGTCCCGCGATCACCAACACCTACCAGTGGTAAGGGTTGTAGAAGTGATTGTGAAGGCAGGAGAAGACCTGCAACGGCAACAGCAGCTGTGGCAGCCCGTGAAGAAGGTTACTTGCCAATCAGGTTACTTTCTGATGTGGACAGCTTGTTCATGACATATCAAGGTATTCTGCTTCATTACAAGCTAAATCATCCTGACTCTCCAGTTTCCCAATCCCTGGCGTGTTCTGCATTTTTGGAAGATAACCCACTTGTAAGCTCACCGCGGGGCATGCCCAGCAGGCTCAAGCTGGATAGACCACTATTGTCTGTTCCATCCAAAAGCTTGCATCTACATAGGAGTTTCAGTAATCCATTTGATGATGACTCATTATACGCCCCTTTATTGACTGGATCAACTGGTGGTAGTATTTTACCTGATGAGATCCCTGCCCTAAAATTGGACGATCATGACAAAGAACAGACCTTTTCAAGtcataataataaagaaaaccttGCGGGATTGGAGAATGGTCCCTGTGGTATTGTTTTGATTCATGGATTTGGAGGAGGTGTGTTCTCATGGAGGCATGTGATGGGACCTCTAGCACGACAGACAAGGTGTACAGTGTCTGCATTTGATCGACCAGGTTGGGGCCTGACTTCTCGCCCTAGGAGGTCCGAGTGGGAGGCCAAACAGTTGCCAAATCCATATCACCTTGACTCACAG GTTGATTTACTCCTTGATTTTTGTCTTGCAATGGGTTTCTCTTCAGTAGTTCTTGTTGGTCATGATGATGGAGGACTTATTGCTTTAAAGGCTGCTCAAAAAGTGCAGTCGACTAGCAAGTTCATGCAG GTGGATATCAGAGGGGTAGTTCTTCTTAATGTGAACCTGTCAAGAGAAGTTATTCCGGGATTTGCTCGGATTCTCCTGCATACATCATTAGGGAAGAAACACATGGTTCGCCCTCTACTGCGCACTGAAATTACCCAAGTAGTTAATCGCCGAGCCTGGTATGACTCAAAGAAGCTAACTCCTGAAGTCATGAGCCTGTACAAG GCACCATTATGTGTGGAGGGTTGGGATGAAGCACTTCAAGAAATTGGAAAATTGTCATTTGCGAGTGTCCTTTCTCCTCAGAATGCATCACTTCTCTTGGAAGCAGTTGGGGACCTGCCAGTCTTGGTAGTTGCAGGTGCTGAAGATGCACTTGTTTCACTCAAGACATCCCAGGCCCTTTCTTTAAAGCTCCTAAATTCT